A region of the Immundisolibacter sp. genome:
CGTCTCGCCGCCGCCGGAACAGCTGGCCGGCGATGGCGCCAAGTCCGGTCCGGCCGGGCCGCGTATCGAGAAAGGCAGCGAGGGCGCGCCGCGGCTGGTGGTGCCGGAGGATTTCGCCCGCGCCTGGCGCACCGTCGGCAAGGCGCTCGAAGCCGCCGAAATGAAGGTGGACGACCGCGACCGCTCGCGCGGCCTGTATTTCATCGATTACAAGCACAGCAAGCCGCGCGGCCGCATTGCCCGCACGCTGATGTTCTGGGGGGGCGACGAGAGCACGCAGAAGGAGCGTTTCCTGGTGTTGCTGCAGTCCGCCGGCGAGCAGACCAACGTGCTGATCTTCGACGAGAAGGAAAAGCTGGTCACGGCGCCGGTCGCCGAGGATATCCTGCGCAAGATTCAGCAGAACCTGGACTGACCACCGCGGCATGCGCTTCGCCTCGCTGGGCAGCGGCAGTCGCGGCAACGCCACCCT
Encoded here:
- the bamC gene encoding outer membrane protein assembly factor BamC; amino-acid sequence: MQFFVLRPRALVLAMTLPLLGGCGALSGLLGHDPQEQQYKQAETLPPLEVPPDLTGVASSSALVVPGIDDGSAAGVSGDADASASGVSPPPEQLAGDGAKSGPAGPRIEKGSEGAPRLVVPEDFARAWRTVGKALEAAEMKVDDRDRSRGLYFIDYKHSKPRGRIARTLMFWGGDESTQKERFLVLLQSAGEQTNVLIFDEKEKLVTAPVAEDILRKIQQNLD